The DNA region GGGGGATTTTGGACTGTTGACGGATTTGGCGCCGGCGCAACCTACCGATAGCAAGGCGGCGGTTAAATTTTCGATGAAGTACGATGGGAAGAAGGAGCAGGAGCAGAGGAAGGGGGTGGAGATGGGACAGCCGGGGCCAAGttcttcgtcttcttcttcGGGTGAGAAGTACACGCGGGCTTGGCTGGCGAAGCAGATGACGCCGGAGTTAATCGATAATCTGGTGGAGTTGTTGAAGTCCTCGAAGAGCAACGACGAGCTGCAGAACGATTTGGTTGATTTTCTTGGGTTTGAGAAGTTGGAGCTGATTGGGGAGGTGCTGCAGAACCGGAAGCACATCATCGAACGAGTGAAGGCGATTGCGCAGATCAGCGTGTTCAAGGAGAAAGCGGTGAAGAAGTTGGAATCGATGCAGCACGCGCCGGCTTATCTGATGCCGGTCATGATCCAGTCCGAGTCGGAGCGGCAACTGCGCAAGCAGGTCAACAAGGAGGAGAAGAAGCTGAAAAAGTTCCTCAACACGGTCGGAGGGGTGGAAGACGAAGTTGAGGAGCTGGACCCGGTCAAGATGAGGCTGAATTACCAGCAGAGTTTGCTGATTGCAGCCCAGATGGCGCCACTTCTGGACGACGATCGGCCGCCGAGAACGATGGCACCGCGAGCCCCCAAACCGATCAAGTATCCGTACGTGTTCGATTCGTACAGCGAGGCCAAAGCGCACGTCGGATTTATTGCCGGTGGCAAGCTGCTTCTGCCGGATAACGTCGAGCGGAACGATACCAAAATGTACGAAGAGGTGAAGATTCCCGCGGCGGAACCGCCCACCCTGACGATTGGCAACAATCGCATCCAAGTCGAAGAACTGGACGAAATTGGCCAGATTGCGTTCAAGGGCTGCAAGGAACTGAACCGCATCCAAAGCATCGTGTACGAGGCGGCCTACCACAGCAACGAGAACCTGCTGGTGTGCGCTCCGACCGGTGCCGGTAAGACGAACGTGGCCATGCTGACCATCGTCAACACCATCCGTCAATTCGTTGACCAGGGCGTTATCCATCGCGACCAGTTCAAGGTTGTGTACGTAGCTCCGATGAAGGCGCTGGCCGCCGAAATGACCGCCAACTTTGGCAAACGCCTCCAGCCGCTAGGCCTGTCCGTGCGGGAACTCACAGGTGATATGCAGCTAACCAAGACCGAACTCCAGCAGACGCAGATGATCGTTACGACGCCGGAAAAGTGGGACGTTGTGACGCGGAAGGGCGCCGGAGATGTGGCCTTCATCAGCCTCGTGAAGCTGCTCATCATCGACGAGGTTCATCTGCTGCACGGAGAACGTGGTCCGGTCGTGGAGGCGCTCGTCGCACGAACACTCCGCCTCGTCGAGTCCTCTCAGAGCATGATCCGCATCGTCGGTCTGTCCGCCACCCTTCCCAACTACATCGACGTCGCCCGGTTCCTCCGCGTCAACCCGATGAAGGGCCTGTTCTTCTTCGACTCACGCTTCCGACCGGTTCCGCTCAGCTCAAACTTTATCGGCGTCAAGTCCCTCAAAGCGCTGCAGCAACTCTCCGACATGGACAACATCTGCTACGATCGTTGCATCGACATGGTCCGCCAGGGTCACCAGGTTATGGTGTTTGTGCACGCCCGAAACGCAACCGTACGGACGGCCACCATCATCAAGGAGTTTGCCCAGCAAAAGGGCCACAGCCAGCTGCTGCTTCCGGACAGCAACCCGGAGTACGGTAACGCGATCAAGGCAATGTCCAAGAGCCGTAACAAACAGCTGGTGGAGCTGTTCCAGAACGGGTTGGCGATGCACCACGCCGGTATGCTGCGTCAAGATCGGAACCTGGTCGAGAAGTACTTTAGCGATGGGATCATCAAGGTGCTGGTCTGTACGGCAACGCTCGCTTGGGGTGTCAACTTGCCCGCGCACGCCGTCATCATTAAGGGAACGGAAATCTATGACTCGAAGCACGGTACGTTCGTAGATTTAGGTATTTTGGACGTGCTGCAGATCTTTGGCCGCGCGGGTCGACCGCAGTTCGACAAGAGCGGCGTTGGAACGATCATCACGACACACGATAAGCTGAACCACTACCTGTCACTGCTGACCAATCAGTTCCCGATCGAGTCGAACTTTATCCAGTGCCTGGTGGACAATTTGAACGCCGAGGTGACGCTGGGCACGATCAGCAACATTGACGAGGCGATCGAGTGGTTGAGCTACACGTACCTTTTCGTCCGGATGCGGATGAACCCGCAGTGTTACGGACTGAACTACGACGACCTGAACGAGGATCCCACGCTGGAGCGAAAGCGACGACAGCTGATCAACACGGCTGCGATGGCGCTGGACAAGGCGCGGATGGTGCGGTACAACGAGCGAACCGGCGACATGAACGTGACGGATTTGGGCCGGACGGCGTCCCATTTCTACATCAAGTACGACACGGTTGAGGTGTTCAACGAGCTGCTGAAGCCGATCATGAACGAGGCGGACATTCTGGCGATGATGTCGAACGCGCAGGAGTTCGAGCAGTTGAAGGTGCGGGACGACGAGATGGATGAGCTGGACGAGCTGACGCGGGTTTGCTGCGAGGTTCCGGTACGGGGCGGTAGCGAGAACATCCACGGCAAGGTCAACATTCTGATGCAGACGTACCTGTCGAAGGGGTTCGTGCGGTCGTTCTCGCTGATTTCGGACATGTCGTACATTACGCAGAATGCGGTTAGGATAGCGAGGGCGTTGTTTACGATCGTGCTGAGGCAGAACAATCCGATCCTCTCGGGGAGGATGCTGAACGTGAGTAAGATGTTCGAGAAGCAGATGTGGGAGTTTATGACGCCGATGTACCAGTTTCCGATCTTGCCGTTTGACGTGGTCGAGAAGATTGAGCGGCGAGGGTTGAGCATTGCGGCGTTGCGAGATATGGACGTGAAGGAGATCGGTGACATGCTGAGGAATCAACGGCAAGCGACGCTGGTGAAGCGCTGTGCGGAGGAGTTCCCGCTGTTGGAGATTGAAGCAACGCTTCAGCCGATCACGCGGACGGTGCTCAGGATCAGGGTCTTTATAACACCCTCGTTCAAGTGGAATGATCGCGTGCACGGCAAAACCGCCGAGTCGTTCTGGATCTGGATCGAAGATCCGGAGAGTAACTTCATCTACCACTCGGAGTACTTCCAGATGACCAAGAAGCAGACCATGCGACAAGAGGTTCAGGAACTGGTCATGACGATCCCGTTGAAAGATCCGCTACCACCGCAGTATTACATCCGAGCGACCAGCGACACCTGGCTGGGCAGTTCCAACCTGGTTCCACTCTCATTCAAGCATCTAATCCTGCCGGAAGTCCACCCGCCTCACACGGAACTGCTCCCCCTACAACCCCTCCCGGTAACCGTACTGAACAACCGCAAATTCGAGGCCCTTTACAAATTCACCCACTTCAACCCGATCCAAACGCAAATCTTCCACTGTCTCTACCACACCGACAACAACGTCCTGCTCGGCGCCCCAACCGGTTCCGGCAAAACGATCGCCGCCGAGATCGCCATGTTCCGCGTGTTCAACACGCTCCCGAAAGGAAAGGTCGTCTACATCGCCCCTCTGAAAGCCCTCGTCAAGGAGCGCATCGACGACTGGAAGCACCGGCTGGAGAAGCGCCTCGGCAAGCGGGTGGTCGAGCTGACGGGCGACGTAACGCCGGACATCCGGGCGATCCGCGAGTCCCACGTGATCGTGACGACGCCGGAAAAGTGGGACGGCATCAGCCGATCGTGGCAGACGCGTGACTACGTGCGGGACGTGGCGTTGATCGTGATCGACGAGATCCACCTGCTGGGCGAGGATCGCGGACCGGTGCTGGAGGTGATCGTGTCGCGGACGAACTTTATCGCGTCGCACACGGAGCGGACGCTGCGGATCGTGGGGCTGTCGACGGCGTTGGCTAATGCGCGGGATTTGGCGAATTGGTTGGGCATTGGGATGATGGGGTTGTATAACTTTAAGCCGTCGGTGCGGCCGGTGCCGCTGTCGGTGCACATTCAGGGCTTCCCGGGGAAGCACTACTGCCCGCGGATGGCGACGATGAATAGGCCGGCGTTCCAGGCGATTCGGCAGTACTCGCCGTGCACGCCGGCGTTGATTTTTGTGGCGTCGCGTAAGCAAACTCGCATTACGGCGCTGGACTTGATCGCGTTTTTGGCGGGGGAGGACAATCCGAAGCAGTTTTTGCACATTCCGGAGCAGGAAATGGACCAGATCTTGATGAACATTAAGGATAACAACTTGAAGTTGACGCTGGCGTTTGGGATTGGGATTCATCACGCGGGGTTGCAAGAGCGGGACAGGAAAACGGCTGAAGAGTTGTTTTTGCACCGGAAGATCCAGGTGTTGATCGCGACGGCCACGCTGGCTTGGGGTGTTAACTTGCCGGCGCACTTGGTGATCATCAAGGGAA from Culex quinquefasciatus strain JHB chromosome 3, VPISU_Cqui_1.0_pri_paternal, whole genome shotgun sequence includes:
- the LOC6039521 gene encoding activating signal cointegrator 1 complex subunit 3, producing the protein MATLPKLSRSMRAHTDLDIRRELTNRPEERPTLQIFRSKEAKSGVSWKELKLFIVQRLPPTEASVLTNKLRDLHKHCREMLGAEENATLVDEAAIFVLRLFLDQRIVMLKHTSRLKKMFGGQVPNALINKMCQLVGGEMSALLTADCRQYLEEKERGDGGDETVSLWGGHIKCALPDGIRGDFGLLTDLAPAQPTDSKAAVKFSMKYDGKKEQEQRKGVEMGQPGPSSSSSSSGEKYTRAWLAKQMTPELIDNLVELLKSSKSNDELQNDLVDFLGFEKLELIGEVLQNRKHIIERVKAIAQISVFKEKAVKKLESMQHAPAYLMPVMIQSESERQLRKQVNKEEKKLKKFLNTVGGVEDEVEELDPVKMRLNYQQSLLIAAQMAPLLDDDRPPRTMAPRAPKPIKYPYVFDSYSEAKAHVGFIAGGKLLLPDNVERNDTKMYEEVKIPAAEPPTLTIGNNRIQVEELDEIGQIAFKGCKELNRIQSIVYEAAYHSNENLLVCAPTGAGKTNVAMLTIVNTIRQFVDQGVIHRDQFKVVYVAPMKALAAEMTANFGKRLQPLGLSVRELTGDMQLTKTELQQTQMIVTTPEKWDVVTRKGAGDVAFISLVKLLIIDEVHLLHGERGPVVEALVARTLRLVESSQSMIRIVGLSATLPNYIDVARFLRVNPMKGLFFFDSRFRPVPLSSNFIGVKSLKALQQLSDMDNICYDRCIDMVRQGHQVMVFVHARNATVRTATIIKEFAQQKGHSQLLLPDSNPEYGNAIKAMSKSRNKQLVELFQNGLAMHHAGMLRQDRNLVEKYFSDGIIKVLVCTATLAWGVNLPAHAVIIKGTEIYDSKHGTFVDLGILDVLQIFGRAGRPQFDKSGVGTIITTHDKLNHYLSLLTNQFPIESNFIQCLVDNLNAEVTLGTISNIDEAIEWLSYTYLFVRMRMNPQCYGLNYDDLNEDPTLERKRRQLINTAAMALDKARMVRYNERTGDMNVTDLGRTASHFYIKYDTVEVFNELLKPIMNEADILAMMSNAQEFEQLKVRDDEMDELDELTRVCCEVPVRGGSENIHGKVNILMQTYLSKGFVRSFSLISDMSYITQNAVRIARALFTIVLRQNNPILSGRMLNVSKMFEKQMWEFMTPMYQFPILPFDVVEKIERRGLSIAALRDMDVKEIGDMLRNQRQATLVKRCAEEFPLLEIEATLQPITRTVLRIRVFITPSFKWNDRVHGKTAESFWIWIEDPESNFIYHSEYFQMTKKQTMRQEVQELVMTIPLKDPLPPQYYIRATSDTWLGSSNLVPLSFKHLILPEVHPPHTELLPLQPLPVTVLNNRKFEALYKFTHFNPIQTQIFHCLYHTDNNVLLGAPTGSGKTIAAEIAMFRVFNTLPKGKVVYIAPLKALVKERIDDWKHRLEKRLGKRVVELTGDVTPDIRAIRESHVIVTTPEKWDGISRSWQTRDYVRDVALIVIDEIHLLGEDRGPVLEVIVSRTNFIASHTERTLRIVGLSTALANARDLANWLGIGMMGLYNFKPSVRPVPLSVHIQGFPGKHYCPRMATMNRPAFQAIRQYSPCTPALIFVASRKQTRITALDLIAFLAGEDNPKQFLHIPEQEMDQILMNIKDNNLKLTLAFGIGIHHAGLQERDRKTAEELFLHRKIQVLIATATLAWGVNLPAHLVIIKGTEFFDGKLKRYVDMPITDVLQMMGRAGRPQFGNEGIACVFVHDVKKNFYKKFLYDPFPVESSLLEVLPDHVNAEIVAGTVQTKQGVLDYLTWTYFFRRLLRNPAYYELEDIEQTQVNHFLSTLVQRTLDTLVRAGCVEIADDERGLLPTSMGRISSYYYMSHQSMRLYADTLRHDMSFVEVLRAMVEAWEFEQHPVRHHEDVYNTELAKLCPIKIDLLTVDNPHTKVFLLMQAHMSRLPLPNSDYGTDTKSVMDQSIRIIQAMIDITAERGWLATTLRTQQLMQCIIQARWIDDPVVLTLPHVEPHNAHVFSHVKLDFPILTLPALKEKCNRKYENLAGPLRQEFEEPEIEQIYKVLCALPSINVQLSIRGPHGDDANADRPVAQPQHRETWLELYAGQEYVLNVQLIRLGSLESLSIHCPKYAKGKDEGWFLTLGHQAEGELLAMKRCVYRSNKSTHQLCFYAPPQLGRRIYTVYLMSDGYIGLDQQYDINLEVVEPPRQEEQPSQPVDGYADYYAFAKDKL